The following nucleotide sequence is from Zingiber officinale cultivar Zhangliang chromosome 10A, Zo_v1.1, whole genome shotgun sequence.
AACGTGATTGCTAGGATGACGATTTCATCTTTTTGCCATCGGAAACGGAAATTGTCAAccggagaaattttaatttaaaaggatGGCTTCAAATACCTTTTCAATATATTAAGGTTACAAATATACTATATGAACACCTTAGCTGACATTATGTTATAAGTTTATATAGTCATATACTATACTTAAAGTATATGTCTCATGCATCCATATACTgcaatttaatttatcaaatatattataatttttaaattcagtGTAGTAAAAGCTTTGGAATATATAATagtaaaatcttaaaattaatgCAACTCtccttatttgattaattaataatacCACTGCTATCTTACTCAACGATGAGTAAAATGATTAATCAAGGATTTAAAATTCGAATCTTTAACTACCATACATTACAAAGGATAACCAACACTGATACattataaaagatttttttttctctagtGAAAAATAGGCATGGCATCCCAATGTCACCAATAATCCGAACTCCATGATATTTAAAAATGTGCATTACAATTCATTTCTATCTGATCAACAATTTTCCTCGttcttgttttaaaaaaaaaacgtacGCATAGAACATACCTATGCACAGCAATAACCTCAATCTTGTTTCAAAATATGTATTCAATCAAGTTAAATAAATCATGATGTTAGAGTGGAACGGATAACAAAAGACATCAACAAGTTCACGATAGATTACATCTGCTCCACTTTGATGTAAACAAATACAAGGACTCTGTCAAAGCATACATCACAAGGGAAGAATTTGAATTTAAGATCTCAGATGTGTTCAATATATTACAGTTAGGCAACAATGCTAGGGAACTTACCGCAAACTAGTTTGACCATACATGTATCAAACCTTGCTTGTTGCCTGTGTAAATTTCATTCCTATCCTCGTCAAAAAATAGTGCCGTCACATCTTCAAGTGCTTCTCTGACAGTGCTTCTGATCAAAGATCTACCTGTGTCGCCTCTTTTGCGAGGACTGATCTGAAGTGCAGGATCAGAAGCAGATATCTTGGCTATGCACTTACCAGTCAGGATGTTGCTCATGTTGATGGAACCAACGGTCGAGACTAAAAAAACACAACAGGTTTACTAACATCGAATTTGCTACAGCAACAATGTTAATGAAGGAAATTGAATATACCTTCTCCCTCATTGCCATGTCCCTCTTCAGCTTTACAATATGAAATTATCAGATCTTGATCACTAGTTATGTAAATATTATTAGTGTTGCAATCTGGATGCCACAGCAAATGATCTTCAAAAGAGGTGACTAGCTGACCACGGAAATTCCAAACAGCAATTGTCCTATTTCGGAATGTTAGGAAAAGATGATTCTCATACAGAAAGATAAAAGCTGATGGTGTCATAAACTCTGTCCTGCTAACCTCTGTAATCTCTGAATTTCTCACCTGCTCAATCAAATGAAGATTTTAGCTTGTTAGAGGCCAGTAATATTCTAGGGTAAAAAGCAGAATAGATAAACTCACATCAAAAATCTGTAGATTCTCATTTTCCTGCTTAACAAGAAGCTTCTCATTGAATTGCTCAATAAAATCAACCTTCTTGCTTCGGTGTAACAAGTGTTTAAACGATTTCAACACAGTTCCATCCTCAATTGAGAGTATCTTTAATGGAACACAATTAGGTTCTCTATTGAATATTAACAGCATTATTCCTGGGCTGTATCAATTTAGAACATAATAAGATTTTAAGCCTGAATTGCCATAATGCTTAAATGAACACTAGTAGTAAAAAATAACAGAAATAGAACCTGATCTTGATCTCCTGCACATTCTTATCTGAAATTGCATACAGAAATGTGTAGTTCTTGAGATCAAAAACCTTGTAGATGCTACAAATATAGTATCAATCGTCAGGATAATTATTAGCATTTTGTATCACAGATAAAACATGCATCAAACACACTGCTTACCCATCCTGCGCTGAGTAAGTTAGGATCTTGCCATTTACATCATCAAATTCGACAAAGCCAGGCCATTTAAGAGATTCACTTTCAAAAAGTGGGAATCCAGCATTTAATTGGTTCCTTTTAATGTATCTGTCAATAAATAAGTTAAAGCGTCAACTGTAACACTCAATTTTTAAAACAGCTTGATAAGTATATGGTGCTGCTACTGCTAGGCACTAAATTGCATTCTACCGATAGCAGAACAAATAAGAATGAAAGCCTACTCTGTAGGAAATACGTGAAGATGAGAAAAAGCATAAATTGGCAGCATGCAGGAAGAGAGAGAGGAAGACCAATAGGTTTGTCCCAGTTCGCAGTGATTGCACAATAAAGGTGTATGCCTAAATCATCTACTTCAAACAGAATAAAAAGAAATCTATTTAATTATCAAACTATAACTTATTGATAACTCTAAACATGCTTGCCAATTATGTTTAGAACATGAAACGATATAGTGAATTATAAATTGTAAATCAAGAAGGATTTGCTTGAAAATTAAAGTGATTGAATGAATCATGACTCCTACCCAATTGGAGTTGTCCTGCACTTCAACGAACTGAAATTATCTGATGCATATACTGAGACTGTAATAAGGGAGTCATTGTTCTTGTTATAAAAAAGACTCCTAATCACTTCATCTGGGCTTATATTCAAGCAGCAAATCCTTTTGTTAGTTGCTGACAAAGGAAACAAAGTCATTACCATTATCATCAAGAAGAAACAAAAGTGAGATCCTTGTGCAAATCAAAGGCTTACTTCGGCTAAAAGCAGCACACAGTCCAGATTGTGCAAGGGCAAATATAATATCTTTTGCTGAAACAATCTCAATAATTTTTGATCTCTTTTTTAGAAATTGCAACTTTACAAACCAATTAACATTGTTATCATAAGTATCAAATTCCTCCTGCACCGCAAAAAACTGATTTCAGTTCCACAATAAAAAAAGTCtgttaaaataatattatatcaagttgacacaattATCATCATATGATCAAGTTTCTAAAATTCGCTAGACGCTAGTCGGGTGCCAAATTAACACCTAGCGCCTAGGCCGCTTAGGCGGGGACCAGGCGCCGCTAGGCGGATTCCACGGTGtcaacataaattacataataaatcacattctacaactccaacacaataacatcaaatttaaaatgagtataaaattacacaactaataaaatatcacaaatttattctacttctccataattttcaacaacttgttcttcatcggacatAAATTCAATATTATCATTGtaatcctcttcttcttcggatgcaaaatcatccttataaagttctctcactctagagcttctttGGGTTGTCTGATAAAATGATGTTTTCATAAGATGAGACTTTGGTCAACCTTCAATTCAATCGCGTCAAAGTCGCTAGGAAAGATCAGACAACAAATTTGTCTTCAAATCGATTTCCCCAACCTCTTAACTCTCTAATTTCTCAGAAATGTGGACTTCTTCATTCGCTCTAatttcttctgactctggttacTTAGTACCATGAAGATGAAGTTTGGTACTAACCACTAGGGCAAGCCAACAATTCGATTTCCTTGTTGGACTAAAGTTTACGGCTTATAAGAAAAAAGTtacattttagttttttttttaattggggTTTAAATTTAAAAcctcaaactaaaaaaaaaaatcatgaaaaccgACGACTCAACTGATTAGTCAGCACCTAGGACCGCCAAGGCTACCTAGGCTGGCCGACTAACATGTTTTCGATGCGGCTGGTTGGCGCCTAGCGCCTAGGCGGCCACCTAGGCTGATTTTTAGAACACTACATATGATCAGCATCATAAATTTTATCTCTCCACTTAAGTCTGCAAGACTAGTATTCATAAATGATAACATTCAAATTAACTAAATCCTTTTTTATTGCAAAGCTAGAGTTTTACAATCTACCTTTTCTCCTTCCACCTTCAACTTTAATCAGTTCAACCTATGAAACTTTAGAAAAATTTGATGTCGTTGCACATTTCCATATCAACTCAACTTATTATTCCATCACTAATTGCAGCTACACCTAATAGCACCTGGACAGTgaccttttttattttattttttctgatAATCTCACACATTGATCAAAGCATTCGTATACctgaaatattaatttttatatgtAGTATTTACTATTGTCCAACACTATAATTCATAACTATGACTATATGAGGCATGAGGCGGCCAAAAGTGTTTAGATGTTGGGGGGCCTGAGGCGCTACACACAAGGTGAGACGCACACCTTACCAAAGTAAAACACTTTGGGTATAAATTTTCACAATTCAAACATATATATAGAATTTTTACcaaaatatttcactaacaaaattcaaatatttcacaaactattaaacaataatgtaaatataaaattcactaacattcaaatattgaaatagtttatcttcataatcaaaatcaaacttcaaattagagaaaaatcaaaatcagtggaataaaaattctaaactaatttacaaattGAATTTGTgagaaacaaaaaaacaaaatcatTAGAATGTAAATTTTGAACTAATTTACAATTTAATTCTGTGAGAGAGAAAAACAAAACTAATAAGAAAACTTATGAACTTAAATCTGTGAGGAAAAAATATACCATTATGACGA
It contains:
- the LOC122027251 gene encoding uncharacterized protein LOC122027251 encodes the protein MENHKKTPVRVRFRVRAKKHGFEAGGSGSSDARKRRRQLDCTNSVRKLLCREIGGHPRMARCSSDAAEKFRNIQLQEEFDTYDNNVNWFVKLQFLKKRSKIIEIVSAKDIIFALAQSGLCAAFSRTTNKRICCLNISPDEVIRSLFYNKNNDSLITVSVYASDNFSSLKCRTTPIGYIKRNQLNAGFPLFESESLKWPGFVEFDDVNGKILTYSAQDGIYKVFDLKNYTFLYAISDKNVQEIKISPGIMLLIFNREPNCVPLKILSIEDGTVLKSFKHLLHRSKKVDFIEQFNEKLLVKQENENLQIFDVRNSEITEVSRTEFMTPSAFIFLYENHLFLTFRNRTIAVWNFRGQLVTSFEDHLLWHPDCNTNNIYITSDQDLIISYCKAEEGHGNEGEVSTVGSINMSNILTGKCIAKISASDPALQISPRKRGDTGRSLIRSTVREALEDVTALFFDEDRNEIYTGNKQGLIHVWSN